The sequence TCTAGGAAAAACCACAAAGTTAAACTATTCAAACTAAAAGCAAAACTTCATCTATCCTAGAGATCCTTTCATCTAATTCTACAGGATGCATCTGAGGACCTCGCACCCAACGAACTTCACCATCTCCAGTTCATTACCTAAAAACTACTTGGCAATGACGCAACAGAACTGTCGCGTTTGACTGGCAGGTCATAGTGGACACATCATTGCTGGAAGGCCTGATGGAATCGAGGTAGAGTTGGAGAAAAACCAGAGATCTGGTTTAAGTGCCCTGAAGCCTGAGGCTCATGCAGTGACTGTGGCTGAAATGAGGTAAGCGGCCCAGAGAGCTGAGAGGTAGGGCTTGGGGACACAGCATTGGTGGTGCTCGAGTATCCCAAGGTAGTGCTGTAGGGAGGCAGGCCAAACGGCAGGAAGCCCAACAGGTGCGAGAGGTCCATGTTGGCAGAGGTGGTAGGCGGCTCAGCTGAGGTGAACGCCGAGTTCCTGAGAGTGAAATGGGCACTCTGACCTCCCAGATTATCGGGGAGAAGGTCGCCAGGTCGGGAGACGGCAGACGCTACGGCAGCCTGCGGTGGCATTGGCCCACACTGGAGCTCAGTCAGGAAGGTCTCCATCTCTGCTTTCAGATATGAGGTAGTGGAACTCGGCTGATATCTGGAAGCCTGCTGGTACTGCTGCGGAGGAGGCTTGTTTGGCTCAAGGTAGCAGCCCACACCCATTGGGTTAGAAAGGGGGCCAGACACCATCGTGTGATGGTGATGATTGACCCTTGAGGTAGATGTGCTTGGATGGCCTTGAGAGTTGAACATGGCCATGGAAAATGCCTCTGTGGCATCTTTCGGAGATCCAACAGAGCACACGGTAGGACTGGG is a genomic window of Carassius auratus strain Wakin chromosome 23, ASM336829v1, whole genome shotgun sequence containing:
- the plagx gene encoding pleomorphic adenoma gene X yields the protein MFHGKDQLNSHLQNHDSNKQELRCEECGKHYNTRLGLRRHVATHATSASGDLTCKVCRQAFESMPTLLEHLSTHTGRPPPGTVVRERKHQCERCGRRFFTRKDVRRHAVVHTGRRDFLCPHCAQRFGRRDHLTRHLKKSHAQDLETLPPMPIKEEPSPTVCSVGSPKDATEAFSMAMFNSQGHPSTSTSRVNHHHHTMVSGPLSNPMGVGCYLEPNKPPPQQYQQASRYQPSSTTSYLKAEMETFLTELQCGPMPPQAAVASAVSRPGDLLPDNLGGQSAHFTLRNSAFTSAEPPTTSANMDLSHLLGFLPFGLPPYSTTLGYSSTTNAVSPSPTSQLSGPLTSFQPQSLHEPQASGHLNQISGFSPTLPRFHQAFQQ